The DNA region TCGTCGCGGCGTCGAAGGACGGCACAACTTCCTGCTCATCCCCCCAGGCCGAAAAGAAATGGGGCATCCCAGTCCCCGAGGCATAGGCCTCCCAGTGGCCGGGATAGCCGCAGCCGCAGACGCATCCATATTCTGCGTCCACGAAGAGGTGGCCGACCTCTCCCGCGTTCCCCGACCGTCCCAGGAGCAGGCGGCCGTTCACCACCGCCCCACCGCCGATCCCTGTCGAGAGGGTGACATAGACCAGGTTCTCGACACCCCGCCCGGCCCCCTGCCACCTCTCGCCGAGGGCGCCGGCCCGGCAGTCGTTCAGAAGAAGAACAGGCAGGCCGAACCGCTCCTCCAGGGGATCGCGGAGCGGCACCTCGGGGAAGGCCATGTTCGGCGACCTGACGATCCCGCCCGCGGCGAGGTCCAGGGGGCCGGCCGAGGCGATGCCGATCGCCGACGGCGAGGCGCCGACGATGACCGCGTCGACGGCCGCAGCAACGGCGGCGGTCACGGTCAGGCCGGACGTCCCGGTCCGCGGGGTCTCCCCGCTCGCCATGCGCACTACCACCCCGTCCGCAGTCGCGAGGGCAGCACGATAATGGGTCGCACCGATATCGACGGCGACGACGCACGCAGCCGCCATCAGACCAGACCGCCCATCTCTCACTCCACGAGGGCGGCGATATCCCGGCGAGCCTCAGGCAGCAGGGTGTCCCGGTTCTCCCTGGTCACGGTGACGACCCGGACATCGGGGCGCCGCTTCACCGCCTCGACAAACTCGTCCCCCCGCAAGGCGACCGTCGCCACGACCGGAACCTCCCCATCCAGGAAGGCGGTGACATGATCCCTGAAGAGAGGAGAGAGGCACTCCATCCTCCCGATCTCGTCGATGACCAGAAGGCGGACGCCAGGACCGGAAAACGGCGTCGCTGCAAGAAAACCCTCGAAAGCCACAAGGTTGACACCGTACTGCCCGACCATGGGGCGCCCCCCTATCCGCGTATGGGCAAAAAGGGCCCGCCTACCGTCAAAACCGACGATCTCGAAACCGCACCTCTCGCCGCCCTCCCGCATCTCCCGGGTATAGAACCCGGCAATCCCCTCCATCCCCTTCACCGCCCGCAGCAGCAGGGTCGTCTTCCCGACGCCCGGCGCCCCGGTGAAAAGCAGGTTCTTCACATTGTTCATAGTTCGGACTCCTCCTTCCTCCTGACTGTCATCTCGCACTGCGCCTCGCCCATGCACCGGGCCCGGACAAAACGGAGGGTAAAGGCCGGGTTGAGGTGCTCGACCGCGGAGACGGCAAAGGGGAAACACCAGGAGAAACCGGTGGCGGTGTCACCCCCGGCCCCGGCCAGGCACCGGGTGTACGGGCATGCCTTCACCACGACCGTCGCCCTCTCCGAAGAAGTGGCAAGGACGGAGACCCTGAAGTCAGGGCCGAAGAGCACGACGGCCCCTGCCCTGACGACCTCGGAGATCTCCTCCGCGGTCTCTGTGGGAAAGCCGAAGGTCTCCGCGATCTCCCCCACCTCCCGGCCGATCTCGTACCAGATCAACTGCTCCCTCTCCTCGACCGTGCCCTCCCCCTCCCGCAGGGCCCGCGAGTACAGGGCCGGGAGGAGGGAGGTCGCCCGCGTCGCAAACCGCCACCTGGCCAGGGGCGGAATCTCTTCGATCAGGTCTTTCGGCATACCACCATACACCCCGGAAAAAGAGGACGCAGCCGGGGTTTAAATCCTCACCTCTTCGGCTCGATCGTCATCTGGCACGTCTCCCCGCCCAGGCACATCCGGCTCCCGAATGCGATCCCGTAGGCAGGGTTGAGGCTCTCGACCGCCGCGGTGCAGTAGGCCCTGCAATCCGGGCAGATAGTCTCCGAAGCCTCCCCCATCTCCCCTGCCCGCGAGAGGTACGGGCAGGACGTCGTAACCACGCGGGCGCAGTCGCGGTCCTGCGCGACCTGCACCTCCCCCTTCAGCTCGGGCCCGAGCATCACCGTCGAGAGGGTGCTGAAGGCCCTAGTCACGTCCTCCGCGTTCTTCAGGGGCATGGTGAAGGCGCGGGCCAGCGCCCCCTGCGTCTTTCCCGCCTCGGTCCAGATCGCCCCCGAGATCTCGCCGAGTTCGCCCCCATGTCTCTCGCGGTACACCTTTGCATACGCCAGGGGGAGCGCACTCGCCCCCCGCGTCGCCAGACTCCACCGCACCTCTGCAGGGATGTCAGTAATCTCCACCATCTTTTCTCTCCTCCCGGCACCATCGGTGCCGGGCAGAAATATACGATCACGCATATAAAAGGTGTCCGCACGATAGATCCTGAAGACCACACCCGGAGATATACTATGGCAGGGAAGGCAGGGAAGAGAGAGATCAGAGGCGTCCTCCTCGACATCGACGGCGTCCTCTATGTCGGTGGGCAGGCCGTCGAAGGGGGGAGGGAGGCAGTCGCATGGCTCAGGGACAACGGCATCCCCTTCAGGTGCGTCTCGAATACGACAAGCAGGTCCCGCCGCTCGATCGCGGAAAAATTACGGGGATATGGCTATGAGATCGATGCAGGTCTCGTCTTCAACCCCCCTCTCGCAGCGGTCAGGCACCTGGCCGGAAAGCGGACATTCCTCCTCACAAAAGAAGGGGTCAGGGAAGACTTCGAGGCTGCCGGCATACCCCTCGCCGAGGACGACGCGGAGGCCGTCGTCGTCGGCGACGCGGGCGACGGTTTCTCCTATGCCGCGATGAACAGGGCCTTCAGGATGGTCCTGGACGGCGCCGCGATCGTCGCCCTCGAAAAGGACAGGTACTGGATGGGCGACGACGGCCTGATGCTCTCTGCAGGGCCTTTCGTCGCCGCCCTCGAATATGCCACCGGCCAAACGGCGACGGTCGTCGGCAAACCCTCGGCCGCATTCTTCTCCCTCGCCCTCGCCGACATGGGGGTTCCCCCGGAAGAGGCGCTGATGGTCGGCGACGACATCAGGACAGACATCGGCGGGGCGCAAGGAGCAGGGATGAGGACGGCCCTTGTCATGACAGGAAAGTTCAGAAAAGATATTTTTGACGCCGCCCCGTACCAGCCTGACCACCTCCTCGGTTCTGTCGCCGACCTGCCGGCGGTCATCGAAGCAACATATATATAGAGATAACTGCGACTCTCGCCGGAACGGCGGGGGGAGGAGAGAATGAGCGAACAGATACGCAGGGCATTCTTCATCGGGATCACGATATTGTGCGCATGCATCATCGTGGCGTCAGGGGTCATGCCGTTCCTGAGGCCCGCGGCAATCTATCCGTCCATCACACCGGCCTCGGAGACCGACGAGACAGGAGACTCCGAGTTCGTTTTCTCCTTCGAGGACAGCACCTACCGCCTCTGCATGCCTGTAGACATGGCCGTCTACAGCGGCGCACGAGGGGGATCGAAGAACGCCATTCTCTACGAAAACCTCTCCGACGATATCTGGATGACAGAATATTACCGCGCCTTCATCGACGACTCCCACCAGGAGACCCTGTACGGTAAACTTCTCCACGCCTTTTCCGACCTGAGAGACAAAAAAGACCTGGACTCCGACCGTTATGTTGAACTGGTCACCGCCTTCGTGCAGGCGATCCCGTACGAACACCACCCGAACGGCACGCCGCCCAAGTTCCCGGTCGAGACGATCGCGGAAGGCACCGGGGACTGCGACGACAAGAGCCTCCTCCTTGCCGCCCTCCTCTCGCGGGCAGGATATGACGTCGCCCTCCTCGACTTCGTGAATGATTCCCACATGGCTGTCGGCATCGCAGGCGACCACACCACCTTCGGGTCGACCGACTATATCTACATCGAGACGACAGAGATCGGGTTCGTCGGATCGGTCCCCGAAGTCCTCGCAAACGGCGCAAGGCTTTCCGAAGAACCGCTGGTCATCGGCATCGGCAACGGCACGGCGAGTTACACGAGCGGCGACGAAACCGCATATATCAAGATGCGGGAAAGGGAGGCCGAGGAGATCACCGCAGCCCTTGGCATGGCCCTCGATCGAGAGATGACGGCGTTGCGGGCCGAAGAGTTGAGGCTCATCGAGGAGAAGGATCAGCTGG from Methanofollis sp. includes:
- a CDS encoding ROK family protein; its protein translation is MAAACVVAVDIGATHYRAALATADGVVVRMASGETPRTGTSGLTVTAAVAAAVDAVIVGASPSAIGIASAGPLDLAAGGIVRSPNMAFPEVPLRDPLEERFGLPVLLLNDCRAGALGERWQGAGRGVENLVYVTLSTGIGGGAVVNGRLLLGRSGNAGEVGHLFVDAEYGCVCGCGYPGHWEAYASGTGMPHFFSAWGDEQEVVPSFDAAT
- a CDS encoding nucleoside-triphosphatase, which produces MNNVKNLLFTGAPGVGKTTLLLRAVKGMEGIAGFYTREMREGGERCGFEIVGFDGRRALFAHTRIGGRPMVGQYGVNLVAFEGFLAATPFSGPGVRLLVIDEIGRMECLSPLFRDHVTAFLDGEVPVVATVALRGDEFVEAVKRRPDVRVVTVTRENRDTLLPEARRDIAALVE
- a CDS encoding TIGR01458 family HAD-type hydrolase, which gives rise to MAGKAGKREIRGVLLDIDGVLYVGGQAVEGGREAVAWLRDNGIPFRCVSNTTSRSRRSIAEKLRGYGYEIDAGLVFNPPLAAVRHLAGKRTFLLTKEGVREDFEAAGIPLAEDDAEAVVVGDAGDGFSYAAMNRAFRMVLDGAAIVALEKDRYWMGDDGLMLSAGPFVAALEYATGQTATVVGKPSAAFFSLALADMGVPPEEALMVGDDIRTDIGGAQGAGMRTALVMTGKFRKDIFDAAPYQPDHLLGSVADLPAVIEATYI